The Echeneis naucrates chromosome 23, fEcheNa1.1, whole genome shotgun sequence genome has a segment encoding these proteins:
- the usp44 gene encoding ubiquitin carboxyl-terminal hydrolase 44, giving the protein MDRCKHVGRLRLAPDHSILNPQKWHCVDCNTTESIWACLGCAHVACGRYIEEHALQHFQQQHHPLAMEVNELYVFCYLCDDYVLNDNATGDLKLLRSTLSAIQSQRYEVTTRSGRTLRSASAAPDALMPSGARELQLRDEDRMFTALWHRRRALMGRVFRFWFGLTECGRKREEEERKREEEEEQKREARERRRALKRQLQEELENAPLRKSRRLRRKSQRVADTAVTIPSQTARNKPKTPTPQTPSRRPRTQSPATAMPKKATRTKKVQATPKPRSRSSTTKSKPKTPSATPRTAQTPPRRKQSTKQGGSPFKRRPTVTPGVTGLRNLGNTCYMNSILQVLSHLHVFRECFLRLDLTQALELLASAVHGQLAGKASTHSPLLSQRKGLQSSSGSGAGLSGGASRARSMELIQPKEPSSKHISLCHELHTLFQVMWSGKWALVSPFAMLHSVWQLIPAFRGYAQQDAQEFLCELLDKVQHELESTGKHTTAAGVPQTQKRLIKQVLSVVNTIFHGQLLSQVTCLACDHRSNTVEPFWDLSLEFPERYHSNSRESAAQASCHLTEMLAKFTETEALEGNIYACDQCNSARRRTSSKPVILTEAQKQLMVHKLPQVLRLHLKRFRWSGRNHREKIGVHVSFDQLLNMEPYCCREPSPKGVPCSNPSSPSSASSPRPKHFLYELSAVVMHHGKGFGSGHYTAYCYNTEGGFWVHCNDSKLNVCSVDEVCRAQAYILFYTQRVTQDKDRPL; this is encoded by the exons ATGGACAGGTGCAAGCATGTGGGGCGGCTGCGGCTAGCCCCAGACCACTCCATCCTCAACCCCCAGAAGTGGCACTGCGTCGACTGCAACACCACCGAGTCCATATGGGCCTGCCTGGGCTGCGCTCATGTGGCGTGTGGGCGCTACATCGAGGAACATGCTCTGCAGCACTTCCAGCAGCAACACCACCCGCTGGCGATGGAGGTTAATGAACTTTATGTGTTTTGTTACTTGTGTGACGACTATGTCCTGAATGATAATGCCACTGGAGACCTCAAGCTGCTTCGTAGTACACTCAGTGCCATTCAGAGCCAACGCTATGAGGTCACTACCCGCAGTGGGCGCACCTTGCGCTCTGCGAGTGCTGCCCCTGATGCTCTCATGCCATCCGGTGCCcgtgagctgcagctgagggaTGAGGACAGGATGTTTACTGCACTCTGGCACCGCCGCAGGGCGCTTATGGGACGTGTCTTTCGCTTCTGGTTTGGACTGACTGAGTGTGGAcggaagagggaggaggaagagcggaagagggaggaggaggaggagcagaaaagaGAGGCGAGGGAGAGGAGGCGAGCGCTAAAAAGGCAGCTacaggaggagctggaaaatGCTCCTCTGAGGAAGAGTCGTCGTTTACGTCGGAAGAGCCAGAGAGTTGCAGATACAGCGGTCACAATACCATCTCAGACGGCACGCAACAAGCCGAAAACCCCTACACCTCAGACTCCCTCCCGCAGGCCACGGACTCAAAGCCCCGCCACTGCTATGCCCAAAAAAGCTACACGGACAAAAAAGGTCCAAGCAACCCCAAAGCCCCGCAGCCGTTCCTCCACGACCAAATCTAAGCCCAAAACGCCCTCAGCGACGCCCCGTACTGCCCAAACGCCCCCCCGTCGCAAACAGAGCACCAAACAGGGAGGCTCACCCTTTAAACGACGCCCCACTGTCACTCCTGGAGTGACGGGCCTGAGGAATTTAGGCAACACCTGTTATATGAACtccatcctgcaggtgctgagtCACCTGCATGTCTTCAGGGAGTGCTTTCTGCGCCTGGACCTGACCCAGGCGCTGGAGCTACTGGCATCTGCTGTCCACGGCCAACTGGCAGGGAAGGCCTCCACCCATTCCCCCCTTCTGTCCCAGAGGAAGGGACTTCAGAGCAGCTCGGGGTCTGGGGCAGGGCTAAGTGGCGGGGCCTCGCGGGCCCGCAGCATGGAGCTGATACAACCCAAAGAGCCGAGTTCAAAGCACATTTCTCTCTGCCACGAGCTGCACACCTTGTTCCAGGTCATGTGGTCTGGAAAGTGGGCGCTGGTGTCACCATTCGCCATGCTCCACTCAGTGTGGCAGCTGATCCCGGCGTTCAGGGGCTACGCTCAGCAGGACGCCCAGGAGTTCCTCTGTGAGCTGCTGGACAAGGTGCAGCACGAGCTGGAGAGCACCGGCAAGCACACAACGGCCGCAGGAGTCCCCCAGACTCAGAAACGACTGATCAAGCAGGTGCTCAGTGTGGTCAACACCATCTTTCACGGCCAGCTTCTCAGCCAG GTGACGTGTCTGGCGTGCGACCATCGCTCCAACACGGTGGAGCCGTTCTGGGATTTGTCTCTGGAGTTCCCTGAGCGGTATCACAGTAACAGTCGGGAGTCGGCTGCACAGGCTTCGTGCCATTTGACAGAAATGCTGGCCAAGTTCACAGAGACTGAAGCGCTGGAGGGAAACATCTACGCCTGCGACCAGTGTAACT CTGCTCGGCGGCGGACGTCCTCCAAACCCGTCATCCTGAcagaagcacagaaacagctgatggTCCACAAACTTCCTCAGGTCCTGCGGCTGCACCTCAAACGCTTCAG GTGGTCTGGGCGGAACCATCGGGAGAAGATCGGCGTCCACGTCAGCTTCGACCAGCTTCTCAACATGGAGCCGTACTGCTGCCGGGAGCCCTCGCCCAAAGGCGTACCCTGTTCCAATCCCAGCAGCCCCAGCTCTGCCAGCTCGCCACGCCCCAAGCACTTCCTCTACGAACTCTCTGCTGTGGTGATGCATCATGGGAAGGGTTTTGGTTCTGGCCACTACACTGCCTACTGCTACAACACAGAAGGAG GCTTCTGGGTTCACTGTAATGACTCTAAGCTGAATGTGTGTTCGGTGGACGAGGTCTGTCGGGCCCAGGCCTACATCCTCTTCTACACACAGCGAGTAACTCAGGACAAAGACCGGCCGCTATAG